One Euphorbia lathyris chromosome 1, ddEupLath1.1, whole genome shotgun sequence DNA segment encodes these proteins:
- the LOC136235460 gene encoding receptor protein kinase-like protein ZAR1: MFLLILLVLVLFNSNSLVSCLNNEGYALLSFKQSISQDPEGSLTTWNSSDETPCSWNGVTCKDQKVVSVSIPKKKLYGFLPSSIGSLSDLRHINLRNNRLFGTLPPRLFQAQGLQSLVLYGNALSGSLPNQMGSLKYLQTLDLSQNFFNGSLPTSFIQCKRLRNLDLSQNNFTGSLPDGFGSALLSLEKLDLSFNEFNGSIPSDMGNLSSLQGTVDLAHNHFTGSIPASLGNLPEKVYIDLTYNNLSGPIPQNGALMNRGPTAFIGNPGLCGPPLKNACSSDTPGASSPSSIPFLPNNYPPQDLNNNGGKGQKRRGLSKSAVIAIIVSDVIGICLVGLLFSYCYSRICAFGNDKDENGYIIDKGTKGRRECLCFRKDDSETQSENVEQYDLVPLDSQVAFDLDELLKASAFVLGKSGIGIVYKVVLDDGLTLAVRRLGEGGSQRFKEFQTEVEAIGKLRHPNIVTLRAYYWSVDEKLLIYDYIPNGSLATALHGKPGMVSFTPLSWSIRLKIIKGVAKGLVYLHEFSPKKYVHGDLKPNNILLGHNMEPQISDFGLGRLANIAGASPTLQSSRIATENPQERQQKAAPSSEVATVSSMNLGCNYYQAPEALKVVKPSQKWDVYSFGVMLLEMITGRCPLVHVGTSEMDLVNWIQLCIEEQKPLGDVLDPYLSPDVEKEEEMVAVLKIAMACVNSNPERRPVMRNISEALNRLVISSE, translated from the exons ATGTTTTTATTGATTCTACTGGTTTTGGTACTTTTTAATTCCAATTCTCTAGTGAGTTGTTTGAATAATGAAGGGTATGCTCTTTTGTCTTTCAAGCAATCTATATCTCAGGACCCAGAAGGGTCTTTGACCACCTGGAACTCCTCTGATGAAACCCCTTGTTCATGGAATGGGGTTACATGCAAGGATCAAAAAGTTGTTTCTGTTAGCATTCCAAAAAAGAAACTTTATGGCTTTCTTCCTTCTTCCATTGGTTCTCTCTCCGACCTTAGACATATCAATTTGAGGAATAATAGATTATTTGGTACCTTACCCCCTCGCCTTTTTCAAGCTCAAGGGTTACAAAGTCTTGTGCTTTATGGAAATGCCTTATCTGGCTCTTTGCCCAATCAGATGGGATCGCTTAAGTATCTTCAGACCTTAGATTTGTCACAGAATTTCTTCAATGGCTCATTACCCACATCATTTATTCAATGCAAGAGGCTTAGAAACCTTGATCTTAGCCAAAACAATTTCACTGGTTCTTTACCGGATGGCTTTGGTTCTGCTCTGCTTTCTCTCGAGAAACTTGACCTCTCTTTTAATGAATTCAATGGTTCCATTCCTAGTGATATGGGAAATCTCTCTAGTTTGCAAGGTACTGTTGATTTGGCACATAATCACTTCACTGGTTCAATCCCAGCTAGTCTTGGAAACCTTCCTGAGAAGGTTTATATTGATCTAACTTACAACAATTTGAGTGGTCCAATACCACAAAATGGTGCTCTGATGAACCGGGGACCGACAGCTTTTATTGGGAATCCTGGGCTCTGTGGTCCTCCATTGAAGAATGCCTGTTCTTCAGATACTCCTGGCGCAAGCTCGCCTTCATCAATTCCGTTTTTGCCTAATAATTATCCACCTCAAGATTTGAATAATAATGGTGGGAAGGGTCAGAAAAGAAGAGGACTAAGTAAGAGTGCTGTTATAGCAATAATTGTGAGTGATGTAATTGGAATTTGCCTTGTTGGATTGTTGTTTTCGTACTGCTATTCAAGGATTTGTGCATTTGGgaatgacaaagatgaaaaTGGCTATATTATTGACAAAGGAACAAAGGGAAGAAGGGAATGTTTGTGCTTTAGGAAGGATGATTCCGAGACTCAATCTGAAAATGTGGAACAGTATGATCTTGTGCCATTGGATTCACAGGTGGCTTTTGATCTAGACGAGCTGCTTAAGGCTTCGGCTTTTGTTTTAGGGAAGAGTGGAATTGGGATTGTATATAAAGTTGTACTGGATGATGGGCTAACTTTAGCTGTGAGAAGATTAGGAGAAGGAGGTTCTCAAAGGTTTAAGGAATTCCAAACAGAAGTCGAAGCTATTGGGAAGCTAAGGCATCCTAATATTGTAACTCTCAGAGCTTATTACTGGTCAGTGGATGAGAAGTTGCTGATCTATGATTACATACCTAATGGAAGCCTTGCAACTGCACTTCATG GGAAGCCTGGAATGGTTTCATTCACACCGTTGTCCTGGTCTATTCGGTTGAAAATCATTAAGGGGGTTGCAAAAGGCTTGGTTTACCTGCATGAATTCAGTCCTAAGAAGTATGTACATGGAGACTTGAAGCCAAATAATATACTTCTTGGACATAACATGGAGCCACAAATTTCTGATTTCGGACTGGGACGCCTTGCGAATATTGCTGGGGCATCACCAACCCTACAGTCGAGTCGAATAGCCACAGAGAATCCACAAGAAAGACAGCAAAAAGCTGCACCAAGCTCCGAAGTTGCTACAGTATCATCTATGAATTTGGGGTGTAATTATTACCAGGCTCCTGAAGCTCTTAAAGTGGTGAAACCATCACAGAAATGGGATGTATACTCATTTGGAGTGATGTTATTAGAAATGATAACAGGAAGATGTCCATTAGTACATGTGGGCACCTCGGAAATGGATCTTGTTAACTGGATTCAGCTATGCATTGAAGAGCAAAAGCCGCTTGGGGATGTGTTGGATCCATATTTAAGTCCAGATgtagagaaagaagaagaaatggttGCAGTTCTAAAGATAGCAATGGCATGTGTTAACAGCAACCCCGAAAGAAGACCTGTAATGAGGAATATATCCGAAGCCTTGAACAGATTGGTGATATCTTCTGAGTGA
- the LOC136235479 gene encoding auxin-responsive protein IAA32-like isoform X1 — translation MDTNASGFFLNPSSLHSVFYQGDENDGIIDLGLSLKTSQPQSGHWQEGYDEVMGWAQGQGNTSLKHSKVTADECEEEVVQSRESWGYVKVNMDGVVVGRKIYILNYGDYSTLALQLEHMFGKHQFTSTTVQWIYLYFSRIDSSISGRQSCGSGLRLFHPGSEFCLLYKDREDNWRSVGDVPWKEFVECVKRLRIARRN, via the exons ATGGACACTAATGCATCAGGCTTCTTTCTGAACCCTTCATCTCTTCACTCTGTTTTCTATCAAGGAGACGAAAATGATGGTATTATCGATCTGGGTCTTAGTCTCAAAACATCCCAACCTCAATCAGGACATT GGCAGGAGGGATATGATGAAGTAATGGGTTGGGCACAAGGACAAGGGAATACATCTCTGAAACATTCAAAAGTTACAGCAGATGAATGCGAGGAAGAGGTTGTGCAAAGCAGAGAAAGTTGGGGTTATGTGAAAGTAAACATGGATGGTGTTGTTGTTGGCAGGAAAATTTACATACTAAATTATGGGGATTACTCTACCCTTGCACTTCAGCTTGAACACATGtttggtaagcatcaatttacCTCTACTACTGTACAATGGATTTATTTGTATTTCTCAAGAATAGATTCATCTATTTCAGGGAGACAATCATGTGGAAGTGGATTAAGGCTATTTCATCCAGGATCTGAATTCTGCTTGTTGTACAAGGATAGGGAAGATAATTGGAGGAGTGTTGGTGATGTTCCTTGGAA GGAGTTTGTAGAATGCGTCAAGCGCCTACGGATTGCTCGAAGAAACTGA
- the LOC136235479 gene encoding auxin-responsive protein IAA32-like isoform X3: MDTNASGFFLNPSSLHSVFYQGDENDGIIDLGLSLKTSQPQSGHLIGQEGYDEVMGWAQGQGNTSLKHSKVTADECEEEVVQSRESWGYVKVNMDGVVVGRKIYILNYGDYSTLALQLEHMFGRQSCGSGLRLFHPGSEFCLLYKDREDNWRSVGDVPWKEFVECVKRLRIARRN; this comes from the exons ATGGACACTAATGCATCAGGCTTCTTTCTGAACCCTTCATCTCTTCACTCTGTTTTCTATCAAGGAGACGAAAATGATGGTATTATCGATCTGGGTCTTAGTCTCAAAACATCCCAACCTCAATCAGGACATT TGATAGGGCAGGAGGGATATGATGAAGTAATGGGTTGGGCACAAGGACAAGGGAATACATCTCTGAAACATTCAAAAGTTACAGCAGATGAATGCGAGGAAGAGGTTGTGCAAAGCAGAGAAAGTTGGGGTTATGTGAAAGTAAACATGGATGGTGTTGTTGTTGGCAGGAAAATTTACATACTAAATTATGGGGATTACTCTACCCTTGCACTTCAGCTTGAACACATGtttg GGAGACAATCATGTGGAAGTGGATTAAGGCTATTTCATCCAGGATCTGAATTCTGCTTGTTGTACAAGGATAGGGAAGATAATTGGAGGAGTGTTGGTGATGTTCCTTGGAA GGAGTTTGTAGAATGCGTCAAGCGCCTACGGATTGCTCGAAGAAACTGA
- the LOC136235479 gene encoding auxin-responsive protein IAA32-like isoform X2: MDTNASGFFLNPSSLHSVFYQGDENDGIIDLGLSLKTSQPQSGHLIGQEGYDEVMGWAQGQGNTSLKHSKVTADECEEEVVQSRESWGYVKVNMDGVVVGRKIYILNYGDYSTLALQLEHMFDSSISGRQSCGSGLRLFHPGSEFCLLYKDREDNWRSVGDVPWKEFVECVKRLRIARRN; this comes from the exons ATGGACACTAATGCATCAGGCTTCTTTCTGAACCCTTCATCTCTTCACTCTGTTTTCTATCAAGGAGACGAAAATGATGGTATTATCGATCTGGGTCTTAGTCTCAAAACATCCCAACCTCAATCAGGACATT TGATAGGGCAGGAGGGATATGATGAAGTAATGGGTTGGGCACAAGGACAAGGGAATACATCTCTGAAACATTCAAAAGTTACAGCAGATGAATGCGAGGAAGAGGTTGTGCAAAGCAGAGAAAGTTGGGGTTATGTGAAAGTAAACATGGATGGTGTTGTTGTTGGCAGGAAAATTTACATACTAAATTATGGGGATTACTCTACCCTTGCACTTCAGCTTGAACACATGtttg ATTCATCTATTTCAGGGAGACAATCATGTGGAAGTGGATTAAGGCTATTTCATCCAGGATCTGAATTCTGCTTGTTGTACAAGGATAGGGAAGATAATTGGAGGAGTGTTGGTGATGTTCCTTGGAA GGAGTTTGTAGAATGCGTCAAGCGCCTACGGATTGCTCGAAGAAACTGA
- the LOC136235469 gene encoding uncharacterized protein, whose protein sequence is MVTTSTNMQSDIRCALHLANLFINPNFVFSRRFSLPLRSNFSNRRLLSSSFRIRAFSTHSTDSLKLPDKPPICTADELHYVAVPNSDWRLALWRYHPSSQAPARNHPLLLLSGVGTNAIGYDLSPGSSFARYMSGQGFDTWILEVRGAGLSVQGTTSKGIQQSAHEASEEMEAVAKTVNNEALNNVSDSLPNQQPTNNVSDSLPNQQPTNNDSLQDFEVLAVKQDLTGIATVWDESKLVTKLTETFIRMSETLSGFLSEGQSKIISDKLFDQIAKLIEDSYLSERFNETRLKLLSLLETRQNSGIASQIRDLSQRLVNIFEEGQRSVSPQLFDLQERLSAIIEDFQKQLDLIVKYDWDFDNYLEEDVPAVMEYIRAQTNPKDGKLLAIGHSMGGILLYAMLSRCGCEGRDSRLAAVVTLASSLDYTSSNSRLKLLLPLADPAQALNVPVVPLGALLSAAYPLSSRPPYVLSWLNYLISAQDMMHPELLEKLVLNNFCTIPAKLLLQLRTAFRDGGLCDRSGKFLYKDHLDKCNVPVLALAGDQDLICPPEAVEETVKLMPEHMVTYKVFGEPGGPHYAHYDLVGGRLAVEQVYPYIIEFLSHND, encoded by the exons ATGGTCACCACTTCTACCAATATGCAGTCCGATATTCGTTGTGCTCTTCACTTAGCTAATCTCTTCATCAATCCCAATTTCGTCTTCTCACGCCGCTTTTCCTTGCCTCTGcgctctaacttttccaaccgcCGATTACTCTCTTCTTCTTTTCGTATCAGAGCTTTTTCTACCCATTCTACTGATTCCCTTAAGCTTCCAGACAAGCCGCCGATTTGTACCGCCGATGAGCTCCACTATGTCGCCGTCCCTAATTCCGATTGGCGTCTCGCTCTCTGGCGCTATCATCCTTCTTCGCAG GCGCCTGCACGAAATCATCCATTGTTACTATTGTCTGGAGTCGGCACGAATGCAATTGGCTACGATCTCTCTCCTGGG TCTTCTTTTGCTAGATACATGTCTGGTCAGGGATTTGACACCTGGATTCTTGAAGTTCGAGGTGCTGGATTGAGCGTACAGGGAACAACTTCCAAAGGGATTCAGCAATCTGCCCATGAAGCATCTGAAGAGATGGAAGCTGTTGCCAAGACTGTAAATAATGAAGCATTAAATAACGTTTCTGATTCCTTGCCAAACCAGCAGCCAACAAATAATGTTTCTGATTCCTTGCCAAACCAGCAGCCAACAAATAACGATTCCTTGCAAGATTTCGAGGTTTTGGCTGTCAAGCAGGATCTTACTGGTATAGCTACTGTTTGGGATGAATCAAAGCTGGTAACAAAGTTGACAGAAACTTTTATACGTATGTCGGAAACACTCTCTGGTTTCCTCAGTGAAGGCCAATCAAAGATTATTTCTGATAAACTATTTGATCAGATAGCAAAACTTATAGAAGATTCTTATTTATCTGAACGCTTTAATGAGACAAGGCTTAAACTCTTGAGCTTGTTGGAAACAAGACAAAACTCTGGTATTGCCAGCCAAATCAGGGATCTAAGCCAAAGACTTGTGAATATCTTCGAAGAAGGTCAAAGATCTGTTTCACCTCAGTTGTTTGATCTGCAAGAGCGTCTTTCTGCAATCATAGAAGATTTTCAGAAACAACTTGACTTGATTGTTAAATATGACTGGGATTTTGATAATTACCTGGAAGAGGATGTTCCTGCTGTG ATGGAATATATAAGAGCACAAACAAATCCAAAAGACGGTAAATTGCTTGCAATTGGACACTCAATGGGAGGTATCTTGCTTTATGCAATGCTTTCACGATGTG GTTGTGAAGGAAGAGATTCTCGATTGGCTGCCGTTGTTACTCTGGCATCATCATTGGACTATACATCTTCAAATTCAAGACTCAAATTACTTTTGCCCCTT GCCGATCCTGCTCAGGCTCTTAATGTTCCTGTTGTACCTTTGGGTGCTTTACTGTCTGCAGCATACCCTCTTTCATCTCGTCCTCCATATGTCTTGTCTTGGCTTAATTATCTAATATCAGCGCAAGACATGATGCATCCTGAGTTGTTAGAAAAGCTGGTCTTGAACAACTTTT GTACAATACCTGCTAAACTTCTCTTGCAGCTTAGAACTGCTTTTCGAGATGGTGGATTATGTGACAGGAGTGGTAAGTTTTTGTACAAGGATCATCTAGACAAGTGCAATGTACCTGTTCTAGCCTTAGCTGGAGATCAAGATCTAATTTGCCCACCGGAAGCTGTGGAAG AAACTGTTAAACTCATGCCGGAGCATATGGTTACCTATAAGGTGTTTGGAGAACCTGGAGGCCCACACTATGCACACTATGATCTGGTGGGAGGACGACTG GCAGTGGAGCAGGTTTATCCGTACATAATCGAATTTCTGAGTCATAATGACTGA
- the LOC136235496 gene encoding elongator complex protein 2, translating to MSTKSNANSNGVEVKRLFIGAGCNRVVNNVSWGACGLVSFGAQNAVAIFFPETAQILTTLPGHRASVNCTHWIPSNKFAFRANHLEQHYMLSGDSDGVIILWEVSLAERKWQQVLQLPQSHKKSVTCITGIMISKTEALFASTSSDGTVYIWELIIPSSPGGECKLSCLETLFVGSKAMVALSLAELPGNSNYIVLAMGGLDSKIHIYCGERTGKFIHACELKAHTDWIRSLDFSLPICMDGVDNSILLVSSSQDKGIRIWKMAPRGSLANCTGMYKKEDISLASYIEGPVLVAGSSTYQISLESLLIGHEDWVYSVEWQPPLTTSADRGTYHQPQSILSASMDKTMMIWQPEKKTGIWMNVVTVGELSHSALGFYGGHWSSDGKAIVAHGYGGSFHMWKNVGINMDNWKPQKIPSGHFAAVTDIVWARSGEYILSVSHDQTTRVFAPWKNEASPSNEESWHEISRPQIHGHDINCACIIQGKGNHRFVSGADEKVARVFEAPLSFLKTLSHTTSQNSNLHNEVEEDVQILGANMSALGLSQKPIYVHSNHDAPDRNGNNGLDTLESIPDAVPVVFTEAPIEDQLAYNTLWPESHKLYGHGNELFSLCCDHEGKLVASSCKAQSATVAEIWLWQVGSWKSVGRLQSHSLTVTQMEFSHDDSMLLAVSRDRQFSIFRILRTGTDEISYQLVARQEAHKRIIWSCSWNPFGHEFATGSRDKTVKIWAVEKQSSVKQITTLPQFNSSVTALSWVGIDRQRNQGLVAVGMETGLIELWSLTIKRSEDGSIRAQDVVVALTVRLDPSICHVSSVNRMSWRNNEKSEDCNSLELGSCGGDQCVRVYKVTVNE from the exons ATGTCTACAAAGTCCAATGCTAATAGCAATGGAGTCGAAGTGAAGAGACTGTTTATAGGAGCAGGATGCAACAGAGTAGTGAACAATGTTTCATGGGGTGCCTGTGGTTTGGTTTCCTTTGGTGCCCAAAACGCCGTCGCTATATTCTTCCCGGAG ACTGCTCAGATTTTGACTACACTTCCGGGCCACAGGGCCTCTGTCAATTGCACCCACTGGATTCCATCCAATAAGTTTGCTTTCAgag CAAATCACTTAGAGCAGCACTATATGCTTTCTGGAGATTCTGATGGTGTCATTATCCTTTGGGAAGTGTCGCTTGCTGAAAGAAAG TGGCAACAAGTATTACAGTTACCCCAGTCACACAAGAAGAGCGTTACATGCATCACTGGGATTATGATTTCTAAAACAGAAGCACTCTTTGCATCTACTTCCTCTGATGGCACAGTTTACATATGGGAACTGATCATTCCATCTTCTCCTGGTG GTGAATGTAAATTATCATGTCTAGAGACCCTCTTTGTTGGCTCGAAGGCTATGGTGGCTCTATCATTGGCTGAATTACCTGGAAATTCCAACTATATAGTCCTTGCAATGGGGGGATTAGATAGCAAAATTCATATATACTGTGGGGAGAGGACAGGAAAG TTCATCCATGCTTGTGAGTTGAAGGCACATACAGATTGGATTCGTAGTTTGGACTTCTCATTACCAATTTGTATGGATGGTGTAGACAATAGCATTTTGCTTGTAAGTTCTTCTCAAGACAAAGGAATTCGCATATGGAAAATGGCTCCTAGAGGTTCATTAGCCAACTGCACGGGCATGTACAAGAAAGAGGACATTAGCCTGGCTTCTTATATTGAGGGTCCTGTACTTGTAGCTGGTTCTTCGACTTATCAGATATCATTAGAATCTCTTCTAATTGGACATGAGGATTGGGTTTACTCAGTCGAGTGGCAACCCCCTTTAACCACATCTGCTGACAGGGGTACCTACCATCAACCTCAAAGCATTTTGTCTGCTTCAATGGACAAGACAATGATGATATGGCAACCAGAAAAGAAAACTGGTATCTGGATGAATGTGGTCACTGTTGGGGAATTAAGTCATTCTGCTCTTGGATTTTATGGGGGTCACTGGAGTTCAGACGGAAAGGCAATTGTGGCACATGGATATGGTGGATCCTTTCATATGTGGAAAAATGTTGGTATCAATATGGATAATTGGAAACCACAGAAGATCCCATCTGGGCATTTTGCTGCGGTAACAGACATTGTGTGGGCAAGGTCTGGTGAATACATATTATCAGTCAGTCATGACCAG ACAACTCGTGTTTTTGCCCCATGGAAAAATGAAGCTTCTCCCTCAAATGAAGAGTCTTGGCATGAAATTTCTCGCCCTCAAATTCATGGTCATGACATTAACTGTGCGTGCATCATCCAAGGAAAGGGCAACCATCGTTTTGTGAGTGGAGCTGATGAGAAAGTTGCCAGAGTTTTTGAGGCTCCTTTGTcttttttaaaaacattaagTCATACCACATCTCAAAATTCTAATCTCCATAATGAAGTTGAAGAGGATGTCCAGATTTTGGGTGCAAATATGTCTGCCCTTGGGCTGTCACAGAAACCTATCTACGTGCATT CTAATCACGATGCTCCAGATAGGAATGGGAATAATGGTCTTGATACCCTTGAAAGCATTCCTGATGCAGTTCCAGTTGTGTTTACTGAAGCTCCAATCGAAGATCAATTGGCGTACAACACCCTGTGGCCGGAGTCGCACAAACTGTACGGTCATGGAAATGAGTTGTTTTCTTTATGTTGTGATCATGAAGGAAAACTTGTTGCTTCATCATGTAAG GCCCAGTCAGCAACAGTAGCAGAAATATGGCTGTGGCAAGTAGGTTCCTGGAAATCAGTTGGTCGCTTGCAGTCTCATAGCTTAACAGTTACACAGATGGAATTCTCTCATGATGATAGTATGCTTTTGGCTGTCTCAAGAGATCGACAATTCTCCATTTTCAGAATCTTAAGAACAG GTACCGATGAGATTAGTTACCAGCTTGTAGCAAGACAAGAAGCTCACAAGAGAATTATATGGTCATGTTCTTGGAATCCATTTGGTCATGAATTTGCAACTGGTTCAAGGGACAAGACAGTGAAGATCTGGGCAGTGGAGAAACAATCTTCGGTTAAACAGATAACGACTTTACCACAATTCAACAGCAGTGTAACTGCCCTGTCTTGGGTTGGCATTGATCGTCAACGAAATCAGGGACTTGTCGCAGTTGGAATGGAAACTGGACTCATTGAGTTGTGGAGCCTTACCATCAAAAGATCTGAGGATGGCAGTATCAGAGCACAAGATGTGGTGGTTGCTCTTACCGTACGGCTAGATCCTTCCATATGCCATGTTTCGTCAGTAAACCGAATGTCTTGGAGAAACAATGAAAAGAGTGAAGATTGCAATAGTTTGGAACTTGGTAGCTGTGGAGGTGATCAGTGTGTGAGAGTGTACAAGGTCACtgtgaatgaatga
- the LOC136235505 gene encoding RAF-like serine/threonine-protein kinase PRAF, with translation MDPPPPPPQQTPASATTAAVSCTSTPTTNSIPPHISASNTAAAAAAAAAVSTYPDSTDSTPRSRTTDSYFNDPPLLSSKLRLMCSYGGHIVPRPHDKSLCYVGGDTRIVVVDRHTTLSSLSSRLANTLLNGRAFTLKYQLPSEDLDSLISVTTDEDLENMIDEYDRTNSNAANSGKPSRLRLFLFPLKPDSSQSIGPILESNAKSEDWFLNALNGAAGLLNRGFSDSASVNCLLGLDDDSLNGNTNLDLVGGGVRDVEALQKNVKQGQDVHSVPDSPMLENSSSFGSTSSSPSLANLPPIRVHVEDGSVGAGGIRGVLQDQKVVGIEEQFAQINVSGGGGGVGQKKDDCFMPISSPPPMPVSIAISGVPVGPPMMVGDYHNRIYSDDERSDHGVPLGYRKPSLPQSQPPQTQQKSSSGGEAQLPSPDSVSSDNSVSNAINRQKPMIYQNQVMHIPAGVSRGASNPVDTKMNVSDPNPQIQIQQQVQDSGYVLQPQFEQQQQPQQPQQFIHAGTHYIQHHPGGAVPMPAYYSVYPPQQQHHHQLDQQYPVYYVQTRQPQAYNLPMQQSSMNEPTATVPCNPQTQPNPTMAPPQATYNPMRNAPMAKPEMANSGMYRTANAGTPQLVQVSSNQHQQQYVGYSQVHHPSQSGSPVSGVPANYGYEFADPAHAQIYYTQPIAPTIPSHYQTMTAGGAVVLPESSQLPNDSIKQQNRTSQPI, from the exons ATGGAcccaccaccacctcctccgCAACAAACTCCTGCTTCTGCCACCACCGCCGCCGTCTCCTGCACCTCTACTCCCACCACCAACTCTATTCCTCCTCACATCTCCGCCTCTAATaccgccgccgccgccgccgccgccgccgccgttTCCACCTACCCCGACTCCACCGATTCCACTCCTCGCTCTCGTACCACCGATTCCTACTTCAATGACCCGCCTCTCCTCTCTTCAAAGCTCCGTCTCATGTGTTCTTACGGCGGCCACATCGTCCCTCGTCCTCACGACAAGTCCCTCTGCTACGTCGGGGGAGACACTCGCATCGTTGTTGTCGACCGCCACACCACTCTTTCTTCCCTCTCTTCCCGTCTTGCCAATACTCTTCTCAACGGCCGTGCTTTCACTCTTAAATATCAGCTCCCCAGTGAGGACTTGGATTCTCTAATTTCTGTCACTACCGATGAGGATCTGGAGAATATGATCGATGAGTATGACCGTACCAATAGCAACGCTGCCAATTCTGGGAAACCGTCGCGGCTTCGTTTGTTTCTATTTCCCCTCAAACCGGATTCGTCTCAGTCTATTGGGCCGATTTTGGAAAGTAATGCTAAGTCTGAAGACTGGTTCTTAAACGCGTTGAATGGGGCGGCTGGATTGCTGAATAGAGGGTTTTCTGATTCAGCTTCGGTCAATTGCTTGCTTGGGCTTGATGATGATAGTCTCAATGGGAATACTAATCTTGATTTGGTTGGGGGTGGTGTTAGAGATGTGGAGGCGTTGCAGAAGAATGTCAAGCAGGGTCAGGATGTCCATTCGGTGCCTGATTCTCCCATGTTGGAGAATTCGTCTTCATTTGGCTCTACTTCTTCTTCACCTTCTCTTGCCAATTTGCCTCCGATTAGAGTTCATGTGGAGGATGGTTCTGTTGGAGCTGGAGGGATTAGAGGGGTTTTGCAGGATCAGAAAGTGGTTGGGATCGAGGAGCAGTTTGCACAGATTAATGTTAGTGGCGGTGGTGGTGGTGTTGGCCAAAAAAAAGATGATTGTTTTATGCCTATTTCATCACCCCCGCCGATGCCAGTTTCTATAGCTATTTCAGGTGTGCCGGTGGGGCCTCCGATGATGGTGGGCGATTATCATAATCGTATATACTCTGATGATGAGAGATCAGACCATGGGGTTCCACTTGGTTATAGGAAGCCGTCCCTGCCGCAATCGCAGCCGCCTCAGACACAGCAGAAATCATCAAGTGGTGGAGAAGCGCAATTACCTTCTCCAGATTCCGTTTCTAG TGATAATAGCGTTAGCAATGCTATAAATCGACAAAAACCCATGATTTATCAAAATCAGGTTATGCATATTCCAGCTGGAGTTAGCAGGGGTGCTTCTAATCCAGTTGATACAAAGATGAATGTCTCTGATCCAAATCCCCAAATTCAGATTCAGCAACAAGTTCAGGATTCTGGGTATGTATTGCAACCCCAATTTGAACAACAGCAGCAGccacagcaaccgcaacagttCATTCATGCTGGTACTCATTACATTCAACATCACCCGGGCGGGGCTGTTCCCATGCCAGCATATTACTCTGTTTACCCTCCTCAGCAACAACATCATCACCAGCTTGATCAGCAATACCCAGTTTACTATGTCCAAACAAGACAACCCCAAGCCTATAATTTACCTATGCAGCAATCTAGTATGAATGAACCAACGGCTACAGTCCCTTGTAACCCCCAAACACAGCCAAATCCAACAATGGCACCTCCTCAGGCCACCTATAATCCTATGAGGAATGCTCCAATGGCCAAACCTGAAATGGCCAATTCAGGCATGTATAGAACAGCAAATGCTGGTACACCCCAATTAGTTCAGGTCTCTTCTAACCAacatcaacagcagtatgttgGTTACTCTCAAGTTCATCATCCCTCCCAGTCTGGTTCTCCAGTTTCTGGTGTCCCTGCTAATTATGGTTACGAGTTTGCAGATCCTGCTCATGCACAGATTTACTATACTCAGCCTATTGCTCCCACAATTCCATCCCATTACCAAACTATGACTGCAGGTGGAGCAGTTGTACTGCCAGAATCTTCTCAGCTTCCTAATGACAGCATCAAGCAACAGAACAGAACTTCCCAGCCAATATAG